One Oryza sativa Japonica Group chromosome 8, ASM3414082v1 DNA window includes the following coding sequences:
- the LOC4345369 gene encoding uncharacterized protein Os08g0359500 codes for MSRHPEVKWAQRIDKVYITVQLADAKDAKVNLEPEGVFSFSATAGTDGNLYESKLELNDKVNVEESKISVGVRSIFCIVEKAEAKWWKKLVRDDQKAPHFVKVDWDKWVDEDDDGADVNVDGMDFSNFGGMGGMGGMGGMGDMMGGMGGMGGMGGMAEMMGGMGGMGGMGGMGGMDEFEDESDDEEEVSKPQDAEKAAEAGKSQESDAKAETS; via the exons ATGAG TCGGCACCCTGAAGTGAAGTGGGCTCAGAGGATTGACAAGGTTTACATAACTGTACAATTAGCTGATGCTAAGGATGCTAAGGTCAATCTGGAACCAGAAGGTGTATTCTCTTTCTCTGCTACAGCTGGAACTGATGGGAACTTATACGAATCAAAGCTAGAGTTGAACGACAAAGTAAATGTTGAG GAGAGCAAAATAAGTGTAGGTGTTAGGTCCATATTCTGTATTGTAGAAAAAGCTGAGGCCAAATGGTGGAAGAAGCTTGTTCGAGATGATCAAAAGGCACCACACTTTGTGAAAGTTGACTGGGACAAATGggttgatgaagatgatgatg gtgCTGATGTCAACGTGGATGGAATGGACTTTTCG aattttggTGGCATGGGTGGAATGGGTGGAATGGGCGGAATGGGTGATATGATGGGTGGCATGGGTGGTATGGGTGGCATGGGTGGCATGGCTGAGATGATGGGTGGCATGGGTGGTATGGGCGGTATGGGTGGCATGGGTGGCATGGATGAGTTCGAGGACGAGAGTGACGATGAAG AAGAAGTGTCTAAACCTCAAGACGCAGAGAAGGCTGCTGAAGCCGGAAAATCCCAGGAGTCGGACGCTAAAGCCGAGACAAGTTAG